From the Clarias gariepinus isolate MV-2021 ecotype Netherlands chromosome 3, CGAR_prim_01v2, whole genome shotgun sequence genome, one window contains:
- the edn1 gene encoding endothelin-1 — protein sequence MMDLRIILSVLSVIYSGVFHTALPAPLGEVSTRHSRPKRCSCATFLDKECVYFCHLDIIWVNTPERTVSYGLGNAPRKKRSVHEVTRAVKFPRCECADSTDGTCVAFCRAHNQPRRKTARDKVIPSAGGHDCAEKKRKHDLAAKTSGLKGRHKGSEPSVARATRQLKGMEFVSHHTCSGC from the exons ATGATGGATTTACGGATTATTCTCTCCGTGCTGTCTGTCATTTATTCAGGAGTGTTTCACACAG CGTTACCGGCGCCTTTGGGTGAAGTCAGCACGCGCCACTCCAGACCCAAGCGATGCTCGTGCGCCACGTTTCTGGATAAAGAATGTGTGTATTTCTGCCACCTGGACATCATCTGGGTCAACACTCCAGA ACGTACTGTATCCTACGGACTGGGGAACGCGCCACGTAAGAAGCGCTCAGTGCATGAAGTGACTCGAGCCGTCAAGTTTCCGCGCTGTGAGTGCGCAGACAGCACCGACGGCACGTGTGTTGCGTTCTGTCGCGCACACAACCAGCCAAG gcgtAAGACAGCGCGTGACAAGGTGATCCCCAGCGCCGGCGGCCATGACTGTGCCGAAAAGAAACGCAAACATGACCTGGCAGCCAAGACGTCTGGGCTTAAAGG GCGTCATAAGGGATCTGAGCCCTCAGTCGCTCGGGCCACCAGGCAGCTTAAAGGAATGGAGTTTGTCTCACATCACACATGTTCGGGCTGCTGA